The following coding sequences lie in one Terriglobales bacterium genomic window:
- a CDS encoding acylneuraminate cytidylyltransferase family protein: MSVRPLLAVVPARGGSKGLPGKNVRPLAGLPLLAHALEFARRCPAIDRCLVSTDSKKIAALARRYRGDVPFLRPAELAQDETPMLPVLQHALREVERMEGRRYETLLLLQPTNPARLPQDLARALALLDADPGCVGVIAVSEPAFNPRYVCVEEQAGYLRRLFSGGPAYTRRQDVPPVFRVNGMLYLFRRDYLLETKEIDVDAAPLRMLVLPRERAFDIDDLHDFQMAELALQAGLVKLPWLKRKRRGRK, translated from the coding sequence GTGAGTGTGCGTCCCCTGCTGGCGGTGGTACCGGCGCGCGGCGGCTCCAAGGGCTTGCCGGGAAAGAACGTGCGTCCGCTGGCGGGCCTGCCGCTGCTGGCGCATGCCCTGGAGTTCGCCCGCCGCTGCCCCGCCATCGACCGCTGCCTCGTTTCCACCGACAGCAAGAAGATCGCCGCCCTGGCCCGCCGCTACCGCGGCGACGTCCCTTTCCTGCGCCCCGCCGAACTGGCACAGGACGAGACTCCCATGCTCCCGGTGTTGCAGCACGCCCTGCGGGAAGTGGAGCGGATGGAAGGGCGGCGCTACGAGACCCTGCTGCTGCTGCAGCCCACCAACCCGGCGCGGCTGCCCCAGGACCTGGCCCGCGCGCTGGCCCTGCTCGACGCAGACCCCGGCTGCGTGGGCGTGATCGCGGTCTCCGAGCCCGCCTTCAACCCGCGCTACGTGTGCGTGGAAGAGCAGGCCGGCTACCTCCGCCGCCTGTTCTCCGGCGGGCCCGCCTACACCCGCCGCCAGGACGTTCCCCCGGTCTTCCGCGTCAACGGCATGCTCTATTTGTTCCGCCGCGATTATCTTCTGGAGACGAAGGAGATCGACGTGGACGCCGCGCCCCTCCGCATGCTGGTGCTGCCGCGCGAGCGCGCCTTCGACATCGACGACCTCCATGATTTCCAGATGGCCGAGCTGGCCCTGCAGGCCGGGCTGGTCAAGCTACCCTGGTTGAAGAGAAAGCGGCGCGGTCGCAAATGA
- a CDS encoding Wzz/FepE/Etk N-terminal domain-containing protein, with translation MPAPAVHGELVPPMVPYSYLPVEPREPSVLDYWKILVKRKWIVIATAVVVFTLVAVATFSTTPVYEASGQIAIYRDNPAPLGFKDQVPTDSGSSD, from the coding sequence GTGCCTGCTCCCGCGGTCCACGGCGAGTTGGTCCCGCCGATGGTCCCCTACAGCTATCTGCCGGTGGAGCCGCGCGAGCCCTCGGTCCTCGATTACTGGAAGATCCTGGTCAAGCGCAAGTGGATCGTGATCGCCACCGCGGTGGTGGTGTTCACGCTGGTGGCGGTGGCCACCTTCTCCACCACGCCCGTCTACGAGGCCAGCGGGCAGATCGCCATCTATCGCGACAATCCCGCGCCCCTGGGCTTCAAGGACCAGGTGCCCACCGACAGCGGCAGCTCCGACGA